The DNA segment ATCTGAAACAATTTTCCCTTACCGAGTTAACGTTGTCTGCTCTGTCACCACCTCCCTTCGTTTATTCCCAATTTCAAACATCAATCAGGGAATTCCAAATCTGTGCGGTGTTTAATTCGCCTTATTCAATACAATAATGACGTTACTGCAATATTGAGGTTGGGATCGGTCCCCGCATGAAGGCCCGAATATGGGAGGCAAAAATGAGGTCGCTTTTTGCGTTGCCGCCAGTATTCGGCAGATGAGGCTATAGCGGGACCTTTGAGGTCGGTCTAATTGTTCTCTTTCATTCTCAGTGTAGCCAATGAAAAATAATTCCGAAACCCCATTTTGTCAAGAGATTTCGGGACTTTGGAACAACGGTCATTTTCGAAAATGCCACAAAAAAGGCCGCCTTTTCAGGCGGCCTTATTATCAAAGCAATTTAGATTGCTTAGTCGATATGACCACAAACGGCCGGAATACCACCTTTGTATTTCCAGTTAATAATTCTTGAAACGTCAAGAATATTCACGGCTCCGTTGCCGTCCGCATCGGCCTGCGACTGGCAAACCGGCGCCGCGGCACCTTTATACTTCCAGTTGATAATCTTGGACACGTCAAGAATATTCACCGATCCGTTGTTATCGGCATCACCCGCAACAACACAGCAAGTTAGCGGTTTCGGCGGATATCCGAAGATCGCCGGGCGATTCAGCATCCACTGTTTCGCCTTGTCGATCGAAGCCTGCAAACCGGTCAAACCGCTGTTATACACGGTCGAGAATATCTTCATGAAGACCAGCGTATCCGTGGTTGCGATGTTATACTGACCGTAGCAGGTAACCATGTTAAGATCCTGATACAGCGAGTCTTCCATCGACGGCACGGTCGACTGCCAGGCTTCATAGCCGCTCAAACCGGCCAGCTTGGTGTACAGAGCCTGCGGCGGGAAGTTGCCGGTCAGTCTCTGCCAGTTCTGGTTGGTGCCGGTGAACATGCACTTGGTGGAACCAATGGAGTCGGCCATGTTGGTACCGACTTTACGATAACCGCCATAGTAGGCCAGAGCGCCATAGCGCTGATTGGCCAGAACGCAATCGTTCCAGGTCGAATTGGTGCCGGTGTCGGCGCCATATTCGCCACCAAAGACGTACATCATCTTCCGGGCCGCGTCAAAACCGGAACCGTCCTCAACGCCGGAATCCGACGGGACGTCCCAGTCCATAGCTTCACCGAGGAAGACGCCGTTAATGGTGGCACCGGTGCGGTTGTAGTATTTAATCTTCTGAATGATAAAATCACTGCTGTCAGCCGAGGTCGGAGCGAAATATTCGCACTCCATGGCAATCGCCGAGTCCCGGGTCAGGAATCTGCCGGTGACACCATACTGATAATCAGAATGGGTCAAGGAGTCGACCGTAGCATCATACAACGGACGCATACCGTTCGCGCTGAGCCAATCTTCGTCCCAAATGTAGTTGAAGAATGAAGTATCAGTCGCGCCAAAAGCTCTCAAGACAAACGGGCTGGCGTCATAGAGATAGGTCTTGGCGTTGTCATTGGAACCGCTGACGTTGCCGGCGGTGTCGCAATCGTTAAAGAAGGCCATGCCGTTCCAGCCGTCAATCAGGTCGCCACCGCGACCGACGTTACCGGCGTTGTTAAACCAGATAGCCTTGCTGGTGGTGCGAATCTTCGCCCACTTCACGAACTGAACGGTGTCGGCCACGATAATATGAACATTCATGGTGTCCGGGCTGCCGACAAAGTCACCGTTAAAGATAATAATGCCGTCATAGGCCGTCGGGCCGGTTACGCCGGCGCCGCCAAGATACACATGCATCGTGGCATAGTTCGGCGTCAGGTGCGAAATGGTCGTCGGAACGGATCCGAGATTCAGCCAGTTCACAGCCGTTCCCGTCAGCTTCACAGCCGTCACAGTCGAGAGGTTCATAACGGCGTTACCAATGTTCTCCAGACGGATGGTAGTGTCTTTCTGAACATTCGGCTTCGTCCAGGCCGGATCGTCAATCGCTGACGGTGACCAGGACAATACCGGGTTCGGAACCGGGTTGACGCACGGNACGCGGAACCACTTCATCGGGTTCATCGTCCAAACGCCGGCATCCTGAACGGCACCGCCCGGATACTTATCGTTAACATAGAAGACGTCCAGATACTTCGTGCCGGTATAGGAAGCCGACGGGTCGATGACCGGAATACCGGTGAAATCGGCGCCCGAGCCGAGGGTATCCATACCGAAACGGGACATTGACGGCCACTGATCGGCGTCGCACTCGATATGACCGCCGGTATTACCGACCGTGTCGCAGCGAGGCGTATAGGAATTGGTCAGGTTGCGCGCGATATCCCAGTTGAAACCATCGTTGTCGGATACAGATATATACAGTTCGCCGTTGGCCGTTCCCGACTGGTTAGCCGCCGTGAAAGCGGTATAATGACAGTCGTCGGTAATGCCGTGGAAAATGTCGTTGAACTGCACAAAGAGGGCGTAGAACTTACCGTCGCACTCGGAAATCTGCATCTTCACGATACTCATTTCATTCCAGGCGCCGCCGGTACAGGTCTGATCGGGAAGAGCCCAGTTCGCGTCTTTAATCACGCGGACGGTGCTGGTCCCATCATCCCAGTGGAACAGACGGCTGCCGTAGAAATGAACCCAGGTGCCGCCGCCCGAGGGCGAATACTCACGGGCGTTCCAAATAATATGCAATTTGTCGTTGGTGTCCATCAAGGCAGAAATGTCAGAGTGGGCCAGCCAGCCGGACTGCGAGGAGTCGAACTGGGTGACGTTGGTTCCGCCGGTCGACGGGACCCAACTGCCCGGGGCACCCATGTTCGAGGACATTCTGTAATAAACATCGTTGACGCGCTGGTTGCCACCGCGGGTTCCGGATTCGCTTCCACCGGGAATACCATACGGATACGGGGCCAGCCAGACCATCGCCACTTTGCGGCTGGTACGGGAAGCCGTCAGCACATAGGCGATGTCATTAATGGTGTCAACGGTAACCGGGGGATAATCCCAAACGCCGGCCGCGGCGCTGCCAACACGGCGGAAATAGCCGAGAATGGAAGACGAACCGCCGGCGGTATTACCCTGCTGGGCCAGCATATGGGTAACAGTGTCGGTCCCGTTAACGTGATATTCAATATTCGGCCAAATCATGTAGTTCACACCCGATCCGGCCGGGAAATAATGCATGGTTGAATCGGGGATTCTGCTCCGGTAGGCACCGAAGAAGCAGGTTCCCACGCCATAATCATACCAAACCGTTCCGGCATAGTCATCGGACGAGCCGGTTTCGGAGTGGTGGTTGGTCAGGACGGCTTTGCCACCGGGGGTGACATCAATGCCTTCATAACCGGAAATATTGTTGGCGATGGCATGAATGTCGCAACCGCCGCTATCCGACTGACCTTCCTGAGCAAACAGGCCCTGGACAGGATCCCAGGCTTCGTAACCGGTGCGCCGGTTCTGACCCAGAACAATAGAAATCTGTTTCATCCAGACAAAATGGACCCACTGATTGCCGCGCCAGTCAACCTGACGGTTCATACGGCCATTATGCTGGTAATCATAAGTGGACGATCCGACTTTCCTGCCGGGAGATAATGAAGCGCTCTGATCAAAACCGAGACTCTGGTTGACACCTTTGGTCGGAGCGACATATTCTTCCGCTCCAGCCTGCTTAACCAATGGAGCCTGATTGACCGGAACCACATTCAAATTCCTGGCCTTATCGGATTCCTTCATACTGAACGCTGTGCCAGCAAGAAGGGCAAAAATTAACAAGGAGGAGATAAGAATCGCCGATAATTTCCTTGTCATTTCTGTGCTCCTTTCAGACTTTTAAAAGTTCCCAACTTACTTCCCAAACTCATTCCCCAAATAAAGAACAAATTTAGGTCAATTGAATACTGACAAACAGTCTCGCAGACGCGAAACCGATCATATTCTATCTTACCATCACCCCCCTTCCTGTTCTTCTGATACTTTAGCTTTATTCAAGAGCGACTTGAACTTGTTAATGTTTATTTAATCATTTTTACTTCGCCGCGAAGCGAAGCCTGAAGTAAAGCCGGTCAAGTATAATTCTTTCGGGTAGGATAGCCCGTCTGTCGGCTATTTAATAACATGCACACCCAGCGAATTGCCGAAACTATCCAGCAAGTGAAGTTATTTTTTAGACCAAATGGGCAAGAAAATTCTCGCCCTTCCAAAAACCCAGTAGCAAAATAAAAATAACCCCAAGGGGCTATCTTGTCAAGTCAAATTAACAAAAATATAGAACCAAATTTCAGCCATTTTACCAATGAAAAAGCCGCCCCTGAGGGGGCGGCTTCGATAATACCAAATTCGATTAACGCGACGGAGGAGGAGGACCCTGTTTGTAGAAATAATTGACCAGGTAGGCGGCATCTTTAATATTAAGGGCCTGATCAAAATTAACATCAGCCGCGTCAAACGACGCCGGGGTTCGACCCCCCTTATACAGGAAATTAATCAGGAACATCATATCGGACGCATCCAGTTTGCCGTCGGAGTTGGCATCGCCGCGGAGGAAAGCCACGATTATATAACTGGTCGTCAGCGTATCGGCCGCCCCCTGCGGATCGCTGACAATGAATGTCACCGGGTAGACCGAATCAATCAAATTGGGCGGGGTTAGGGCATAAACCGCCGAGCCGTTTCCTGAATCTGTAAATGTCGCAAAGGGATAAATCGGGTCGGCCGTAATTGTCATATTATCCATGTCGAGATCGGTGGCTCGAATCAAGTTGCGGAAATATTGGAGCGCAACAACCGATTGCGTTGCCGGGAGAGCCGTGGTAAAAGTCGGCGCGTGATTCCCGGCATCAAG comes from the Candidatus Zixiibacteriota bacterium genome and includes:
- a CDS encoding exported hypothetical protein (Evidence 5 : Unknown function); its protein translation is MTRKLSAILISSLLIFALLAGTAFSMKESDKARNLNVVPVNQAPLVKQAGAEEYVAPTKGVNQSLGFDQSASLSPGRKVGSSTYDYQHNGRMNRQVDWRGNQWVHFVWMKQISIVLGQNRRTGYEAWDPVQGLFAQEGQSDSGGCDIHAIANNISGYEGIDVTPGGKAVLTNHHSETGSSDDYAGTVWYDYGVGTCFFGAYRSRIPDSTMHYFPAGSGVNYMIWPNIEYHVNGTDTVTHMLAQQGNTAGGSSSILGYFRRVGSAAAGVWDYPPVTVDTINDIAYVLTASRTSRKVAMVWLAPYPYGIPGGSESGTRGGNQRVNDVYYRMSSNMGAPGSWVPSTGGTNVTQFDSSQSGWLAHSDISALMDTNDKLHIIWNAREYSPSGGGTWVHFYGSRLFHWDDGTSTVRVIKDANWALPDQTCTGGAWNEMSIVKMQISECDGKFYALFVQFNDIFHGITDDCHYTAFTAANQSGTANGELYISVSDNDGFNWDIARNLTNSYTPRCDTVGNTGGHIECDADQWPSMSRFGMDTLGSGADFTGIPVIDPSASYTGTKYLDVFYVNDKYPGGAVQDAGVWTMNPMKWFRVPCVNPVPNPVLSWSPSAIDDPAWTKPNVQKDTTIRLENIGNAVMNLSTVTAVKLTGTAVNWLNLGSVPTTISHLTPNYATMHVYLGGAGVTGPTAYDGIIIFNGDFVGSPDTMNVHIIVADTVQFVKWAKIRTTSKAIWFNNAGNVGRGGDLIDGWNGMAFFNDCDTAGNVSGSNDNAKTYLYDASPFVLRAFGATDTSFFNYIWDEDWLSANGMRPLYDATVDSLTHSDYQYGVTGRFLTRDSAIAMECEYFAPTSADSSDFIIQKIKYYNRTGATINGVFLGEAMDWDVPSDSGVEDGSGFDAARKMMYVFGGEYGADTGTNSTWNDCVLANQRYGALAYYGGYRKVGTNMADSIGSTKCMFTGTNQNWQRLTGNFPPQALYTKLAGLSGYEAWQSTVPSMEDSLYQDLNMVTCYGQYNIATTDTLVFMKIFSTVYNSGLTGLQASIDKAKQWMLNRPAIFGYPPKPLTCCVVAGDADNNGSVNILDVSKIINWKYKGAAAPVCQSQADADGNGAVNILDVSRIINWKYKGGIPAVCGHID